caacacaatctgcatagggagaatcggactgattgtggcctaggtcgagggcgccaacccagacctactcacacattaactttcacctactacagatatcaccacccccccacccccatccaatgcctttccccagggtggctggcgggtctgtgtccagcgcctaccatggctgcaggtccagatgctgcttgtctacccccccccactccccgttgcaagtcacgtgtttttgtaaatgttgttgtgcttatgtgctgaggtttttgtctgttcccacactgtactcctctaggagcattgtctgggtgttgcctttttctctcctcctctctcctcatgttatactgtaactttctagtctcgtcctgtctacctccttgtcatgtttgtgtattagaaactgcaagtggcagcgtgcgtgcgtgtgtgcgtgttggggaAGGATGACACTGACGTCAGGTCTAGACTGGGCCGTGGGTGTGAGCGGTGTGGGGCATGATGACAGCTGATGAAGTAGGGCTCATAATAAGCGCCTCTCACTGCTGCCATATCTCCTGGAACTGGAAGAGACGCGCGCTCTTTTTGAGGAGGTGTGACTCTCTCCACGGTACATGCTCTACggatgttgatgtgtgtgtgtgtgtttctgcacatgtgtgtgcgtgagtgagacCTTTTGAACGCAATAATTAATGTCTGATTAGTTTGATTATAAGGTAAGTCATAAGTGGGTCTGAGTCTAATTTTAAATCCAAACTTAATTCAAGATATTAAAACAACAAGATACTAGATTTGTAGGGGTCTCAGGGGGGCTGGAAAGTTGTGGAAAGTTTTACCAGCTTCTGGTTTGACCTCTCGTcttgttggagggggggggggggggttggtataGAGAAGATGTCTGTTCTCTGTTAGAGACACTTCAAAGCAGATTGCCTGGATTCGAGGTCACCTTTGtagaccctcccccccctccaaaaaaaaaaaaatctgaaagatGTTTGTTAAACATTTTGTTAAAGGTAGAAGTTTAAAATGATGAGGGCAAGGGCGATGGGACACTGTGGGAGGCAGACATGAAAAAGAGTTTTGAATGTGAAACCGATCCCTTGCCGACCCACAGAACAGGAGGCCCAAACGGGAGCCTAATGTGGACCAAATGGAGAGCGAAACGGGCTGGTtccaaaatatgatatttgagCGATGTCGTCACCGCCGCCTTCAAAAGGACGGTGGGATGGATATGAATGCCCTTCCTCGTGTGGTCACAGCGGTCACCTTGATGTTGAGCAACCCTGAACATCCAGAACAGGAGAAATCCAGAGACCGGATTTCTCCTGCTCAGTGTAAACACAGCAGTGTCATGTTGAGGTGTTTAGTATCTTTCAAGGGGTCCATTTTCGCTTCAAGTGTTCAGCGACTCGTGTTTGTCAGAAGAAGAGGAACACATACATGGATGTGGACTTCAAAACAACgagaaaatataaataaacataAATGTGAAGATCATGTTTTATATGCACGTTGATGTGAAGGATCTCTTAAATCGCATGAAGAGCTGCCATTGCTTTAAAACACAGCTTTTTTGGAGTGATGCTTTGGTTGCGAACACGCCTGTTCGGCTCTTACCTCCCGTCTCCCTCGGTTACCCAGCCGTCTCCCCTCGGTTACCCAGCCCGCACGCTGTGACGCACAACACGCTCCGCTGTATGCGAACAAATTCAACTCCAACTTCCACAACATATCTTTCAGGTTATTTGGTGGTGGACTGAAAGTGATTCATCCGGGCTGCCCAGAGGACCCTGCCCTGTCTGTTCTCATCAGGACTCCCATCCACGGAATTACATCCTCCAAATGTTCTGTCCTTGCAGAAGGTGCCGTCCGGAGCCCAGGGGCTCGCTGATTCACCCTGATCCATGACACTTTCAATGAGTGTATTCTGTGTTGCTCTGAGCTTAACATTTAGCTTTGTTCCACCCTTTCATTTTAGAAAAACTTATTTGTTGCTTTGCCAAAATCCAAAGCCCATTCTCATCGTTAATCAATCCGTTCCCCCATAGCCGCCACCCCCCCCATACCTCAGGCATTGAACATGAATCATGCTGCACGAACGTGGTTGAATGAACGACCTAAATGTGAACTTATTGATGTCCTCAAAGACACGGTCACGCTTCTAAACAGACTGtttggtgagagagagcgaggaaggaTTTAGGCGAGAGAGATGCAGCGGTGGACTCCGACTTTCTTTGATTGCTTACATGAGCAAGTCCTGCTCCCATCTCAGTCGTCCTACTGTTTTGGCTCAGGGGCTGGTACACCTGTTTGATTCTGTGGTACatctatctctggtttacatCCCAGAAGATCTCAACTTCCGGTCTCCCATGAAGACTGCGACTCTGTAATGCAGAATCACTTTCAACTAACTTTTTTAGATCGTAAATCCAACTGTATTCAAAAGCACTACCTACTTGATTAACATTTTCAAACAGACTTTTGAAAATGACGCTTTGTGTGAATTCCTCCCGTCAGGCCAACAGATGGCAGAAGATGCCAGTCAgacagtcgtgtgtgtgtgtgtgtgtgtgtgtgtcgaacacacacacacacacacacacacacacaggcaaacatacACCCCAACATGACTGACATTCCACACTCAATTTCCGGGCAAAAGCAGGAAAGTTCCTTGGCAATTTCTCAAGTGCCACTTTGTCTGATAACTTTCCACCCTAAGAAAAGgtgtgagggaggtggagggagaggtggagggtggtgaagggaggcggagagaggttgagggagggaggtggagggagggaggagggaggagggagggagggaggtagggagggagggagggagggaggagggaggtggagggagaggaggtggggggggagggaggtgggagggtggtggagggagggaggcggagggagggaggagggagggaggatggagggagggagggatgtgtaaGGAGACGTCACGGTAGAGCATTGCGTGATGTTTAACCACTTTGCCGAGCCTTCACAGTTTGTCACTGCATGGTAATTACCTTCCTGTGAGTAACAACCATCACCACAACAACACATCACCGAGTGACACATACAGGAAGCACACCATGGAAACAGGAAGAGACGGAGTGTCCCAATATGTAATATTTGTTTTATATAATTTTTTCATTGAAGTCCGTACAACTTCTTTAATGAGGGTGTATCTCTGACTGTtttacccctcccctcctcctcccctcttgcgcccccctcttcctcttcacccCCTCAGGCCTCCCTCAACACGACCACACAcggaaaggaagggggggggttgggggggggggcaggaatgACTCACTTTGTGAGCATGTAGGTCTCTTCCTCAAATTACTTACACTAACAAATAAAGTAGTGGCTCAGTGAACCTGGGTGAGAGGATGTGCTCGACCCCAGAAGACCACgacaggagcagggggggggcagtcatatcggggcgtgtgtggggggggggcagtcatatcggggcgtgtgtgggggggggggcagtcatatcggggcgtgtgtggggggggggcagtcataTCGgggcgtgtgggggggggggcagtcataTCGggggcgtgtgtgggggggggggcagtcatatcggggcgtgtgtgtggggggggggcagtcatatcggggcgtgtgtgtggggggggggtgtataaaTAATGTGCGGGAAGAGATTTAACAACTGAGGgtttgtgtttattttgatGAAAGGTGTATGTGTCATAACACGGTTGGCCTTGGATgctagagaccccccccccctcttgtcccctcctctcttgccccccccccccccccactcttgtcccctcctcttgcccccccccctcttgtcccctcctcttgccccccccccctccacacacacccacccacacccactctGACAGCAGTGTGGGGTAAAGAACTCTGTAAACACGTACAGAGAAAGATGAAACGAGGAGCGATGTGGTTTCTGTTGAAGGAGGAAGACGGTATTCTTCACAGTATTTTGCGTTATGATGATGAGGAACAACTTGCCAAAGCAAATGTAGAAATGTagttgcacatacacacacacactttcctagAACCTGTATATTAGGTTTGCAGTAATTTGTTTGGAGTTCAGTTACTCAATATGCAACCTAGGTTTCTACTTCTATTATGAATTCAGTGTTTGCTACAGATACTAAACATTTCCCTCCAAAAAGGAGTACATATTTATTGCTGAAAGTTTTTGTTTACAAAGTTGGTAAATATGAGGGAAGCCTTTGCCACAAGTTTTTTTTCGCCCTGTGCGAAAGTTACGTTATGATTGTTTCTCAGAGATTTGGAAAGTTTTACTTCCACACAAGGTGTGCAAACATACGATTTCCACTGCACTGTACGAGCTAGTCTCAGTCCTAACTGTGATCCCTTAAAAGACACCTTAGAAATACGAAGTCCTGAACTTAACTGTACATTCCCATACTCAATGTACTTGACCTGTTCAGTTACAGAGACTAAACATTCAATGCAGTGTGTAGAAGCACAGAGTTCATGAGAAGACCTGCTTGTAGAACTTGTATCCACTTTGCTACCCTGATCTTGTCCTgactctcctccttctcatcctcctcctcctcctccctcccaggagCAGACAACATTAAGAAGTACTGGAGTCGTTACTACCAGGGCTCTCAGGGTGTGGTGTTTGTCCTGGACAGCGCCTCGTCCGACGAGGACCTGGAGACGGCACGTAACGAGCTGCACTCCGCCCTGCAGCACCCCCAGCTCTGCACGCtgcccttcctcatcctcgccaACCACCAGGACAAGCCCGCCGCACGGACACCCAACCAAgtaggagctggggggggggggggggggagaaagtgtGACAagaaaggcaaagagagagcggtCAACAAAAACAGTTGTTTTTGGAGGGAATTCGTGTTTTTTTACTTGTCGTCTTTTGCAAGACAAGCTGTCTCTTGTTGGTCGACTTAGTGTTAACCCGGCTGGGATGCAAGATCTAAGCACTGGACTCTTTCCATTGGATGCGCCTATCCAGGAAGTGGAAAATGTGTTAATAGAAACTATATCTTCTAACAGAAACCATTTAGGATTTCTAAATTGTaatttgagttttatttacatCACCTTACTGAGACACTGGTTCACACTTGAAATTAAGGTTTCATTAACTACCATCTCACTACCTATGCACAATGGTTGTATTAGATATAGCTGTAGTTACACTGTAGAGTGTTACCAGTcatttctatttctctcctAACTgatatcataataataatagaatATTGTTGCATAGAGGGTCCGTGACCAGTCACCGAAAGGTCGTTTCCATGACCACTGTTCGTTTCACAGACGACCGCAGGCGTTCGACAGACAGGGGGAAGCTTCCCGTTGACGTCTGTCGATGACCGTGAAATGTCACCGGTGACACCCCCCACTAGTCTCGTTAGACGCTCGCCCCCCCCCGGTACATTGGTTGCGTCGTGGACGCGGAGCTCGTTCGTGTGTGGATGTTGTGGCTAGCGGCTgctaggggtcagatggctgagcggttagggaatcaggctattaatcagaaggttgccggttcgattcccggccgtgcgaaaaggagttgtgtccttgggcaaggcacttcaccctacttgcctcgggggaatgtccctgtacttactgtaagtcgctctggataagagtggtctgctaaatgactaaatgtaaatgtaatgatctAAATGCTACTCGGGACCTCGAATGGTGTTTCTAAACCCAGAGCCTACCAACCATCTGGGGAgggactgagtgtgtgtcatGAGAGAGGATGCTAACCGCGGTTAGCTGAAGTTAGCGACTTTCCCCAAACCCAGTAACGGTTGTTTTGCCTCTTGAAAGGTAAAGCTAGGTTGGTTTTTGTGAGGTTTTAATGTTACGTGAGTGAATGAACAGGCAGTGAACATATCTCCATTTTACAAAAATGTCAGAGCATTCATAATATTATTTAGGGAGGCATATGGCGCACATTGATCAGTTATTAAAGAGCGTAACAAACTGTTCTGTGTTCGTCACGAAAAACCTCCGTAATCTCCATGCGACCCACGCTGTTAGCCTTATGAGGCAACTCACGACAAACACTTGCTCTTTTGTTTTCCTCGTTAATCCTGTCACCAATTAGAAccgatcaaaaaaaaaaaaaaaagacccacCACTCCGCTAGCTCACGGTGTGGCTTTTCCGCTCGCTCCATCAAGCTCCTCTTAGTCTGAAGGGTTTGAAATGAGCTCTGCAGTTTTTAAACAGTGGAAACTCGCATGGCGCTCTTCAAGAGAGAATGCCTGAAGGCCTGTTTTGGACGCCGTTCAGGATGTGTTCGTTCACACGGGCCCTGTCAGAGAGGTGAGTGGGAagttagagagaggggttgaACTTGACCTCTTGTTCCtttttgcgctctctctctctctttcggtctcggtcactctctctctcggtctctctctccctttctctctctcctccctgtctctctctcctccctgtctctctctctccctgtctccatctctcaccctctcatctctctctttatcttcatCCTTTTCTCTTACtcacttttctctctatctcacacacacaggaagtgtttgTATGTACAGCATGTGCTTGTTTACCgtatgcctgcatgtgtgtgaccgtgtgtgacTCACCCGACCAGAGTTTTCAGTTCAGAACAGTCCGGAGGAATACGCAAGAATACACTCACCATCCCTCCATAGTCAACAAGACGTCTGAACATCAGAGAGCTTGCATCTCGCAGGCCAGTCGCACGGTGTTCATGTGTTTTCTGTTTCCCAGTGACCCACcaccctggagtgtgtgtgggctagctCTCTTTACGTTAACACAACGGTAATCCGTAAGGGTGGCGCATTTTCACTTATATGGCTGCAGTGGTTTCTTCTTATCAGGCTCCGCCTCCTGTTGGAAATCCATCCATTGGGCCGTTAAAAATCGGCAGAAAATGAACCGTAAGTCGTTTGGTTTTTCTGTTACATAACGTACCAAGGAAAAGGTGTCTTTTTCTCCTTCGGGAGACTTGCTGTGCTTTCACTCTCGCCCGCCCGGCTACCCTTACCACCTCACCGTGCTCACTCCTGGAGGAGGAAGTTTGGGAACATTTATGTGTTCTCATGACTAATTGACGAAGCTTGATAGAACGCTCTCCTCCAGGCAATGGTGCTTAATATTAGATGAAAGTTATACTAAAAACGCCCCGGTGCGTGTCAGGAACAGGTGGAGAACTTCTCCCGGATGATCCTGGCCACCGGCTCCTCCGCTGCTCGTGCTGTCTTGCTCCCCAGCCGGGCCTGAAAGCTCAATTAAAGATTCGCCCCGGACCATTTCCAAGACTTATCGACCGCGACCAGCGCGGCTATTCAGAGCTTCGTAGCCTGAGAGGGACCTCGCGGTGAACCGGACGCTGCCAGGTCACTGCACGCGTGCTGTACCACAACGGTTTCTAAAACAGGTCCTCCACGAGTGTGCTTGATCTGCAAATCGTTCCGGGAATTTAATAAATAGTAGTGTAATGGATggcgtttatttatttatatttatgttttgCTTTCTTTATGTTATGATGGAGGTAGGAAGCATTTGCGTGTTTCATACACGCATGGTTTTTTATTTCTGTGTGGTCCTAGCTGCTGTTTTTGGCTGTGGCTCTAGTTGCAGTCTCTGCTGCCTCCTTAGTCGCCCAGCGCTGACTCACCCCGCATTGTTAGCTGAGTCATTGTCGCATGCTAAGGAGACGTCCCTATGACTCTCTGCTCCGGACGGAAAACTTTTGTCTTAGCAGATCGGATGTCACATATTTCATTTTGACTGGGCCGAGGGAGATTTTGTTAGAATTGAGTTTAGGCCACGGATTGGGAAAACTGTATTTTTTTGTTAACATGTAAAAATAACTGACATGAAAGTTACACTTTTGGAAAGAAAAATCTACTGTAGCTACCAATACCTTCACCTTTAGTGCAAGTGTTAGTGTTagctccaggatcacaatgactcctattgagagacttgttgctcttgttggttggtTGTAACagatttaaattcttgtactcgctgtgaaatatttgacttttctacaggtacactcttgctctttttgagtttcatgttgtttaattgtgagttgtttaactgcatgctcttatggttcttccctttggcacttatttggtttttcacaatgtatgcttcatgttttggttgctcgcaatgttacatttagtcatttagcagacgctcttatccagagcgacttacagtaagtacagggacattccccctgaggcaagtagggtgaagtgccttgcccaaggacacaacgtcattttctcagccggaatcaaaccggcaaccttctgattaatagcccgactccctaagtgctcagccatctgactcctcataatgttgtggctatctcgttatgatcagtgacctatgcacttttgtaaagctctctcgtggaactcgctttggataaaagcgtctgctaaNNNNNNNNNNNNNNNNNNNNNNNNNNNNNNNNNNNNNNNNNNNNNNNNNNNNNNNNNNNNNNNNNNNNNNNNNNNNNNNNNNNNNNNNNNNNNNNNNNNNNNNNNNNNNNNNNNNNNNNNNNNNNNNNNNNNNNNNNNNNNNNNNNNNNNNNNNNNNNNNNNNNNNNNNNNNNNNNNNNNNNNNNNNNNNNNNNNNNNNNGCTCTGGGCCCGAGCGACGTTCTTCTCGAGTCTCGACAAATAGGTCAACCCCTGACCGTGTAAAACATCtacgagggaggagaggagaggagggaggagaggagggaggagaggagggaggagaggaggaaggagaggaggggaggagaggagaggagaggaggagctgtgCCTGTCTGCTGTCACAGAGGTCACTGCCAGCACAGTACAGTCTACCAGAAGAGGGCCTTTAGACACAGTCAGATCAACAGACAGTCATCCTGCCAGCTAGACAGGCAGCCAAATAAGCAGACAGCcggacagccagccagtcagccagccagacagccattcagacaggcagccagccgAATCGTCTGCAGGCTAGGTCTGGGGGTTAGAGCCGGTGCTAGAACAGCTCAAGTTACCCAGACGGATTTGTTAACACTGTTTGGGTCCGCTCGGCTTtccagccagggagagagggagagggcctcTGGGTGAAACACAGCTGAGGTGACCTAATCAGTCATTAAACCTGTGTGACAGGGCTGCAGGGGCcgctgacagagagacagagacagagagacacagagagagagagagagagagagagagagacacagagagagagacacagagagagagacacagagagagagacacagagagagagacacagagagagagacacagagagagagagacagagagacagagacagacagagagacagacagagagacagagagagacagagagagacagagagagacagagagagacagagagagacagagagagacagagagacaaacaaaacagtTCACAGGCAACATCTTGTTTCAGTGGCTCTCTCTTGCCCCACTAGCTGGCACTGGGCTGATaggaacacagacagaacacaaaacacctcacccctccctccctccttccctccctccctccttccctccctccatccttcatgTCACACACCACGgcacagccagccagacagaacacacaggtCTAGACAAAGCAATTTCACAAGTCACCTGATGGTGAATACACGTTGAATTTCATTCGCTAAAAAGATTTACTGTAGGCTACGTTTCACAAGGTGCTCACCTCTGGCTTAACTCTGGAACGGCTTCAAATAGCTGTTAAATTTACCATGCATTTTTTGTATCTGTAGGTTAGCagtactttataaaaaaaaaaatgttttacagatTTTTAATCATTAATTTGattgtttgttgttattgtctATGATGTTCTATGACTGTAATTATTATGGTATTGTAGTGCTTCGAGTGCAAGAAAAGGCTccttacaaataaaatgtattattattagcgATGCCTTTTTCTTAACTGAGGGTTAAGTGCACAGAGGTTCTGGAGAGTGATGAGTCACCTGGTTGTAACAGCTTCATGTCCCATGTCCTGGTCACCACACAAACCTCTCTGTACCGCCCTTGTTCACGAGGAGGAACAACCTAACCTCTCTGTACCGCCCTTGTTCACGAGGAGGAACAACCTCAAACAGCCCGCCTCATTTGGATAACCACATCTAGTACTTGATGTCTTGATATGAATACAGTGTTTTCCTATCTGCATCGCCCATCTCTTTGTCTTCTGTTGAAGGGATCTAGACGGATCTTTAATTGTGCGGATCGTTAaagctgtttgttttttgttgctcCTTATTTTGAATTCCATATATAAACATCAGAGAAACACGTGAAAACAAGCATCGATGAAAGGTGTTTTATTGCATCCTTGTTATGTAATTACCACTCGTAAGTTTAGCAGCTTGAAACGTCTGTCCTACTTAACTGTTTGATAAAACAAATCATTCCCAGGGGCATCAGAATTCCCCTCATTGTGTTTCCAGTTGCTGCCTAGTGGTCGGTTTTTAAAAGACCTCTTTACAATAAGAAACTTAAGAGATTTCATGACTGTGTTCTTTGAATCAAGCTGTGGCTCCTCAGTGGAAGTCAAACTAAGTTCCCCTCCGCCCTCAGATGTGTTTTTACATTACAGCTGTTTTCtggttctttctttctctgtctttctcttttctattgTCATCAGCTGCCAACTTAATAAAATAAATCAGGCTCTGAACATCAAGCTAACACATGATGCTCATAATACGCAGTGACAAACAGCCGGCGCTCCTGCCAAGAACTCCATATTACAGGCTCTCCCAGATCGGAAggcaaaatatatttttccGGTGTGTCTCGGCAACTCTGCGTTCAGGCAGCGCCTTGTCATGGTGACCAGACAAGTTTCTGTGTAACCACAACGATAAGTGAAGGTgtggaaaaatatttttgtggaAGCAGGTGTCCTTTTAGGACGTGCTCCAAAACTATACAAGGCCTTTGGGTGTCTGTCTTCAACCACGGGAATGAATGAAACAAGCACTATCAAAACACCCCTTCCCAAGTACAGAATTTGTAGAGTTGCCGACTTAATCATAAGACAATACGTTTACGATAATGTACTAGGGAAAGAAACACGAATACAAGATGTTGCCTGTGAACTGTTATGTTTACCattgctctccctctttcttcttctctctctctccctctccctctctctctctgtctttttcctcGTAGATAAAGAAGTACTTTGAGTTGGAGCCGTTGGCGAGAGGCAAGAGGTGGATCCTGGAAGGCTGCACCACAGACAACATGGTGGCAGTGAAGGAGAGCTTCGTTCAGCTCATCAgcctgctggaggagaaggagatggaccCAGGGAGGATATGACGATGACTCTCATTTCATGTTCCCGGACGGGAACAACAACTTTCAAAGCACAACCAGGCCTGCCagtgttcacacagacacacacacacagacacacagatacagacacacacacacagacaggacagatgCCAGTCTCCCTCGATCTCTTAGTGTAGTCTGTTGTAGAGTTGTGTCTCTTTGcttttcttccatctctctctccgttttgaGAAAAcggaagtgagagaggggtcGCGGGGTCGCGGGCGGCCGACCGCTGTGTGTCTGCAAACAGGACCGAGGGACGCCATCCAGCTCCCGTCTCACTCGACTTACGGAATCGAGTTCCTGTCAGGAAACCCTTTGGACTAAGAAACTGAACCCTTCCTTCACCAGTATCTGTGCCACATGGCCACGAAAGCCTGCCGGTCCCTCAGAGGCTTGTGACATTCATTTAGACACGCGTCGTCACAAACACACGGCCCAACCAGTCTGGAAACACGTTTATCACTTCCTGCTAATTACTTTAAGGTATGTGCTGAAAGTGCAGTCGCTGAAAGTGCTCACTTGCACTTAATCACTATGAACGTTGATAAGACTGTGTAGTCTGAAGCCTTACGTGATGAACTGTACCGTCGTTACATACACGTGTCTTTCTGTTGAAGACACGCCCccctgtctccatggtgactgTGGGTGTCTGAAGACACGCCCccctgtctccatggtgactgTGGGTGTCTGAAGGAGGGTGCTGTAGAACGTGCTGGTGTGGCCAGGGTCCTCCAGAGAACAGGCAGTAACACAGAGGGAGAATTTTGTACAAGAGTcacatcaggagagagagagagtgagtggggaTGGAGTTACAAGTCAGAAAGCCTGTTTTGAGAATG
Above is a genomic segment from Osmerus mordax isolate fOsmMor3 chromosome 24, fOsmMor3.pri, whole genome shotgun sequence containing:
- the arl15a gene encoding ADP-ribosylation factor-like protein 15a isoform X3; this translates as MDYLCFRALCCKGPPVPRPEYDVVCIGLTGAGKTSLLSRLCSEGRDGIVPTTGFSIKAVPFPNAILNVKELGGADNIKKYWSRYYQGSQGVVFVLDSASSDEDLETARNELHSALQHPQLCTLPFLILANHQDKPAARTPNQIKKYFELEPLARGKRWILEGCTTDNMVAVKESFVQLISLLEEKEMDPGRI
- the arl15a gene encoding ADP-ribosylation factor-like protein 15a isoform X1, with protein sequence MSEHVQLSLALCRIGLYTCFRALCCKGPPVPRPEYDVVCIGLTGAGKTSLLSRLCSEGRDGIVPTTGFSIKAVPFPNAILNVKELGGADNIKKYWSRYYQGSQGVVFVLDSASSDEDLETARNELHSALQHPQLCTLPFLILANHQDKPAARTPNQIKKYFELEPLARGKRWILEGCTTDNMVAVKESFVQLISLLEEKEMDPGRI
- the arl15a gene encoding ADP-ribosylation factor-like protein 15a isoform X2: MNIHVCVLFLQCFRALCCKGPPVPRPEYDVVCIGLTGAGKTSLLSRLCSEGRDGIVPTTGFSIKAVPFPNAILNVKELGGADNIKKYWSRYYQGSQGVVFVLDSASSDEDLETARNELHSALQHPQLCTLPFLILANHQDKPAARTPNQIKKYFELEPLARGKRWILEGCTTDNMVAVKESFVQLISLLEEKEMDPGRI